One Malania oleifera isolate guangnan ecotype guangnan chromosome 10, ASM2987363v1, whole genome shotgun sequence genomic region harbors:
- the LOC131165963 gene encoding trihelix transcription factor ENAP1-like isoform X1 encodes MESQAAHNTPRFHHPRSAHHGGSGSGSGGGGGREDCWSEGATSTLIEAWGDRYVLLSRGNLRQKDWKEVADAVNSRQNGVKPRKTDAQCKNRIDTLKKKYKLEKSKSSPSKWPFYYRLDSLIGANGAPPASKKVTAPASLHRPAVTFTVKPSKEKLVPNRNRNRNSNPRAVAFTGGSRLNSGGSTESSLGDGDRGDDDGDDDDDGGDDVVCDEGIRKHRMESVGFSDDSAFRELARAILKFGEIYERIECSKQEQMMQLERQRMEFTKDLEFQRMNMFMEAQLELEKIKRPKCAASNSNSGDFQDTELEEAIADEME; translated from the exons ATGGAGAGCCAGGCTGCTCACAACACCCCCCGGTTCCACCACCCAAGGTCTGCCCACCACGGCGGCAGCGGCAGCGGTAGCGGTGGCGGCGGCGGCCGCGAAGACTGCTGGAGTGAGGGCGCCACCTCAACCTTGATCGAAGCGTGGGGAGACCGTTACGTTCTGCTCAGCCGCGGTAATCTCCGTCAGAAAGACTGGAAGGAAGTCGCCGATGCCGTTAACTCCCGTCAAAACGGCGTTAAGCCCCGTAAAACCGACGCCCAATGCAAGAATCGAATCGACACATTGAAGAAGAAGTACAAGCTTGAGAAATCAAAGTCCTCGCCATCTAAATGGCCGTTTTATTACCGTCTGGATTCGTTGATCGGAGCCAACGGGGCTCCGCCGGCGTCTAAGAAGGTAACCGCCCCGGCTTCACTTCATAGACCTGCCGTTACTTTTACCGTTAAGCCGTCGAAGGAAAAGCTAGTCCCTAACCGTAACCGTAACCGTAACTCTAACCCTAGAGCAGTCGCGTTCACCGGTGGGTCGAGGCTGAACTCGGGGGGTTCCACCGAAAGCTCTCTCGGCGATGGTGATAGAGGAGACGACGACGGCGACGACGACGATGATGGCGGTGATGATGTGGTGTGTGATGAAGGAATCAGGAAACATCGGATGGAGTCTGTGGGGTTCTCCGATGACTCGGCGTTTCGGGAACTGGCGAGAGCGATTCTCAAATTTGGGGAGATATATGAGAGGATCGAGTGTTCGAAGCAGGAACAGATGATGCAACTGGAGAGGCAGAGGATGGAGTTCACCAAGGATCTGGAATTTCAGAGAATGAACATGTTTATGGAAGCTCAGCTTGAGCTGGAAAAGATTAAGCGCCCAAAATGTGCTGCCTCCAACTCCAACTCAGGTGATTTTCAAGACACCGAATT GGAAGAAGCTATAGCGGATGAGATGGAATGA
- the LOC131165963 gene encoding trihelix transcription factor ENAP1-like isoform X2, translating into MESQAAHNTPRFHHPRSAHHGGSGSGSGGGGGREDCWSEGATSTLIEAWGDRYVLLSRGNLRQKDWKEVADAVNSRQNGVKPRKTDAQCKNRIDTLKKKYKLEKSKSSPSKWPFYYRLDSLIGANGAPPASKKVTAPASLHRPAVTFTVKPSKEKLVPNRNRNRNSNPRAVAFTGGSRLNSGGSTESSLGDGDRGDDDGDDDDDGGDDVVCDEGIRKHRMESVGFSDDSAFRELARAILKFGEIYERIECSKQEQMMQLERQRMEFTKDLEFQRMNMFMEAQLELEKIKRPKCAASNSNSGKKL; encoded by the exons ATGGAGAGCCAGGCTGCTCACAACACCCCCCGGTTCCACCACCCAAGGTCTGCCCACCACGGCGGCAGCGGCAGCGGTAGCGGTGGCGGCGGCGGCCGCGAAGACTGCTGGAGTGAGGGCGCCACCTCAACCTTGATCGAAGCGTGGGGAGACCGTTACGTTCTGCTCAGCCGCGGTAATCTCCGTCAGAAAGACTGGAAGGAAGTCGCCGATGCCGTTAACTCCCGTCAAAACGGCGTTAAGCCCCGTAAAACCGACGCCCAATGCAAGAATCGAATCGACACATTGAAGAAGAAGTACAAGCTTGAGAAATCAAAGTCCTCGCCATCTAAATGGCCGTTTTATTACCGTCTGGATTCGTTGATCGGAGCCAACGGGGCTCCGCCGGCGTCTAAGAAGGTAACCGCCCCGGCTTCACTTCATAGACCTGCCGTTACTTTTACCGTTAAGCCGTCGAAGGAAAAGCTAGTCCCTAACCGTAACCGTAACCGTAACTCTAACCCTAGAGCAGTCGCGTTCACCGGTGGGTCGAGGCTGAACTCGGGGGGTTCCACCGAAAGCTCTCTCGGCGATGGTGATAGAGGAGACGACGACGGCGACGACGACGATGATGGCGGTGATGATGTGGTGTGTGATGAAGGAATCAGGAAACATCGGATGGAGTCTGTGGGGTTCTCCGATGACTCGGCGTTTCGGGAACTGGCGAGAGCGATTCTCAAATTTGGGGAGATATATGAGAGGATCGAGTGTTCGAAGCAGGAACAGATGATGCAACTGGAGAGGCAGAGGATGGAGTTCACCAAGGATCTGGAATTTCAGAGAATGAACATGTTTATGGAAGCTCAGCTTGAGCTGGAAAAGATTAAGCGCCCAAAATGTGCTGCCTCCAACTCCAACTCAG GGAAGAAGCTATAG